Proteins encoded within one genomic window of Numenius arquata chromosome 12, bNumArq3.hap1.1, whole genome shotgun sequence:
- the ZNF831 gene encoding zinc finger protein 831, with product MEAQDQPGFAAALADGPVPASSLQPAPTPGSAAPRPDPAPSQPLYLKALTVPLYQPLQAGCWQPRGPLVAGRSCVHLESSNVPLILNPLLPSEGTDQPHSLFPKQLGQTLTLNIVSTLPVLSSPNSCVNASTGSPGKSKKAGKYICKHCGRDCLKPSVLEKHIRSHTGERPFPCTTCGIAFKTQSNLYKHRRTQTHVNNTRAPSDSDNSAASEQNEKSTESVASHQGSKLLGGTGEDKGVQMERASSETSVDTEKLPNDLPPPATSNSSFASENQETTNQSSSSKANQGVPERESQSLSSPGALPNGQCQRKKIREQRTPSASKHIQLQRQQATSWDKQWDYKAFECKLKKCESTDSGYLSRSDSAELPLASPGPLQGPCQPGTEPESQPGLRSPTKPEPAQRAAASMLEKKRLEEHISKLISHNKSVVDDTQLDNVRPRKTVLSKQGSIDLPMPYTYKDSFHFDIRTCDVNRKKNLSLCSAKSTFAPLEKCKPMFFHSVPTQFSTTIDAVPVTRSNSLPVAEGSRAARDRVGGSQPPSLVRPPLNPPAAAPLPSNNPPANSLDFPNSHPRALVRQAAVDDLLLSNAEHPPPSEELQGSNRPGAGATAARNKKHNQRKLKMFSHEKWQMYGDETFKKIYQKMKSSQNAKKIKQRGNKITDITSFTPDSKESVSSTEITEQRDGRSSASDSLPSLVATGLNPCKSETCTNGNHTVQNVSPEDTGDSLTCAMETSHPGNALAQTVTSRTSPELGDSDTDKHRGDNSASSAPSSCELGLKNPQCRLNASGRNDDRLPAQSSKWGKPSPGKESSTFESERKSTSNADGSHSGSEGTGQPALTPPGAHCNSTREAAGKSQNLPSERKKLKFEVEKAPDVIAKSCPSPSTESQAVNEAEQVRCSSAQCVSTAPLTLTRKAEEQKLSAGINESTGGSGHVEYMKTIKLPTKALNYGDVKPLSHSAGISKASFVGFLGPEFRGSDCKSSALHNATDTDVKTCLVKTRAKAPLFSDNAVDVSSKIHHLQSGHLTPIPQQNSFSPKYILTLPQDKRVSDLSLLLRPEEKILPCTPVTDTSATPPCSSTSRALSSHPDDVVWSPAKPEVRQKASNGELRCSVDANWKTLVFCSPVNSETTNTLTTADNTFNNQHFRQQDIIRDAWKNKRNKNELNYQRQAEEKWMSITASSTHTPQKKICFTSVYTSGFFVSADIKEERKVLHGPCSGCDSLIGTSVSSRTAEPAVPGWDRGEAPCVLTAPSPALQDTHRSQRTTDTPTYFCHSSGTFYCHTLSTPCKAFPTPPHSTPTCCSGGSTASSTKGTFPSLNAEPRLTWCCLTRSLPLPAEQTGEADSAYSSLHTRHKTASNECMLSNYDISIFKMKNISRTVAYGLTNRSLKTLVSSFSKGQQMQELNSAAPGGAFRNISEQRKKTVVCKKEKLSTNKLKRSHKQKKIKVTPKWYRGRLAHGHAQLNGLSKWRCFPNRALDAWKKGSLSQPCRVSKRCHSPQSKVQENYLHQQKDTSRSTSDKPLCRRKKEGKNNSGISSHTENLNHVKQTHEMDKKDISGQIREHTRTNFSFQNITAPLEFPVPAHSLSAPVNTARQAASSEGGICCSVTLQPSLPGGSQPNIPRDSMAPAWPCPSDFTNTGRGDQPGSTASETTDSLHLEGSQENTLNVEPEGQRSGTLEPLTQALGREKPPGEANTYPPPKDASTPSSQPGRSRLFGSNTESATGAELPTMEHTEPPNFSQATLDLQGSTDGKGAPRQAKSHGQPPATATAASTKPPVTLRSPECETYSATPSKTYKKRGLEMMRKQSRVEYDDTSSDDEDRLVIEI from the exons ATGGAGGCCCAGGACCAGCCCGGTtttgcagcagcactggcagatgGACCGGTTCCAGCCTCCTCTCTTCAGCCAGCCCCTACCCCGGGCAGCGCGGCTCCTCGGCCGGACCCGGCCCCGTCCCAGCCCCTCTACCTGAAAGCCCTCACCGTGCCCCTGTACCAGCCCCTCCAGGcagggtgctggcagcccaggggCCCGCTGGTCGCCGGCAGGAGCTGTGTCCACCTGGAGAGCAGCAACGTCCCCCTCATCCTCAACCCGCTTCTTCCTTCTGAAGGCACGGACCAGCCTCACTCGCTCTTTCCGAAGCAGCTTGGGCAAACTCTGACACTGAACATAGTCAGCACTTTACCGGTTTTATCATCACCAAATTCTTGTGTAAATGCATCTACTGGAAGCCCGGGAAAATCAAAAAAAGCTGGGAAATACATCTGCAAACACTGTGGACGAGATTGTTTGAAGCCAAGTGTCCTTGAGAAACACATTCGCTCTCACACGGGGGAGAGGCCCTTTCCGTGCACGACCTGTGGCATCGCCTTTAAAACTCAGAGCAACttgtacaaacacagaagaaCCCAAACACACGTCAACAACACCAGAGCGCCCTCAGACTCCGACAACAGCGCCGCATCGGAGCAAAATGAGAAATCAACAGAGAGCGTCGCGTCACATCAGGGCAGCAAACTGCTTGGTGGGACCGGTGAGGACAAGGGGGTGCAGATGGAACGAGCGAGCTCAGAGACCAGTGTGGACACTGAGAAACTTCCCAATGACCTTCCACCGCCGGCAACAAGCAATTCATCATTTGCTTCAGAAAATCAAGAAACGACGAATCAGTCCTCTAGTTCAAAGGCCAATCAGGGGGTTCCTGAAAGAGAATCTCAAAGTTTATCATCTCCAGGGGCTTTGCCGAACGGTCAGTGCCAGAGAAAGAAGATACGGGAGCAAAGGACTCCGAGTGCCAGTAAGCACATTCAGCTGCAAAGGCAGCAGGCAACCTCCTGGGACAAGCAGTGGGACTACAAGGCGTTTGAGTGCAAGCTGAAGAAGTGTGAGAGCACCGACTCGGGGTACCTGTCCCGCTCCGACAGCGCAGAGCTGCCGCTGGCGTCCCCTGGCCCGCTGCAGGgcccctgccagcctggcaccGAGCCGGAGAGCCAGCCCGGCCTCCGCAGCCCCACCAAGCCAGAGCCAGCCCAGAGAGCTGCCGCCTCCatgctggagaaaaagaggctggaaGAACACATTTCAAAGCTTATTTCTCACAACAAAAGCGTGGTGGATGACACCCAGCTAGACAACGTCAGGCCCAGAAAAACTGTCCTGTCTAAACAGGGGAGCATCGACCTGCCCATGCCTTACACGTACAAAGACTCTTTCCATTTTGACATCAGAACCTGTGATGTAAATAGGAAAAAGAACCTTTCCCTTTGTTCAGCAAAATCTACCTTTGCGCCCCTAGAAAAATGCAAGCCCATGTTTTTTCACTCGGTGCCCACCCAGTTCTCCACAACCATCGACGCCGTGCCCGTCACGCGGAGCAACTCCCTGCCCGTGGCGGAGGGCAGCAGGGCGGCACGGGACAGGGTGGGCGGCTCGCAGCCACCCTCCCTGGTGAGGCCACCCCTcaacccccccgctgccgctccgCTGCCTAGCAACAATCCCCCTGCAAACTCCCTGGATTTTCCCAACAGCCATCCCCGAGCTCTGGTCCGACAGGCAGCAGTGGATGATTTGCTGCTCAGCAACGCTGAGCATCCTCCGCCCTCGGAGGAGCTGCAAGGGAGCAACAGGCCGGGGGCTGGAGCGACCGCTGCGAGAAACAAGAAACACAATCAAAGGAAGCTAAAGATGTTCTCTCATGAAAAATGGCAAATGTATGGAGATGAAACGTTTAAGAAAATCtaccaaaaaatgaaaagcagtcaaaatgccaagaaaattaaacaaagggGGAATAAGATTACGGATATTACAAGCTTCACTCCTGATTCAAAGGAATCGGTCAGCAGCACTGAAATCACTGAGCAGAGAGATGGCAGGAGCTCTGCAAGTGACAGTCTCCCTTCCCTCGTGGCAACAGGTTTAAACCCGTGTAAATCAGAGACCTGTACTAATGGTAACCACACTGTACAGAACGTGTCCCCCGAGGACACTGGGGACAGTTTAACCTGCGCGATGGAGACATCCCATCCAGGAAACGCTCTAGCACAGACTGTGACGAGCAGGACTTCCCCAGAGCTTGGTGACAGTGACACAGACAAACACAGAGGTGACAACAGTGCATCCTCAGCTCCCAGCAGTTGTGAGCTCGGGCTCAAAAATCCGCAGTGCCGGCTGAACGCTAGCGGCAGGAATGATGACCGCttgccagcacagagcagcaaatGGGGAAAACCAAGCCCTGGGAAGGAATCCAGTACATTTGAATCGGAGCGTAAAAGCACCTCAAACGCTGACGGAAGCCACAGCGGGAGTGAGGGGACTGGCCAGCCTGCCCTGACCCCCCCGGGGGCCCACTGCAACAGCACCAGAGAAGCTGCAGGGAAATCCCAGAATTTACcatcagagagaaaaaagctgaaatttgaaGTGGAGAAGGCACCCGACGTTATTGCAAAGTCCTGCCCTAGTCCCAGTACTGAAAGCCAGGCGGTAAATGAAGCGGAGCAGGTCCGTTGCAGCAGCGCCCAGTGTGTGTCCACAGCACCTCTGACACTCAccaggaaggcagaggagcaAAAATTAAGCGCAGGAATTAATGAATCCACCGGAGGTTCTGGGCATGTGGAGTATATGAAAACAATCAAACTCCCCACAAAAGCTCTGAATTATGGTGACGTTAAACCTCTTTCGCATTCAGCAGGTATCTCAAAAGCTTCATTTGTGGGATTTTTAGGGCCTGAATTTAGGGGAAGTGATTGCAAGTCTTCTGCCTTGCACAATGCAACAGATACAGATGTCAAAACATGTCTTGTGAAAACAAGAGCAAAGGCACCACTTTTCAGTGACAACGCTGTTGATGTGTCTTCTAAAATTCATCACCTGCAATCTGGTCATTTAACTCCAATTCCACAACAAaattccttttctccaaaatatatCCTTACATTGCCGCAAGACAAGAGAGTCTCAGATTTGTCGCTTTTGCTTCGACCAGAAGAGAAGATTCTACCTTGTACACCTGTGACAGACACCTCAGCCACCCCCCCATGCTCTTCCACCAGCAGAGCGCTCAGTTCTCATCCTGACGATGTGGTTTGGTCTCCTGCAAAACCTGAAGTCAGACAAAAGGCCAGCAATGGAGAGCTCCGATGCAGCGTAGATGCCAACTGGAAAACTCTAGTGTTTTGTTCACCAGTCAATTCAGAAACAACAAATACCTTAACCACAGCAGATAATACCTTTAATAACCAACACTTCAGACAGCAGGATATTATAAGAGATGCTTGGAAAAACAAACGGAACAAAAATGAGTTAAATTATCAAAGGCAAGCAGAAGAGAAGTGGATGAGCATAACTGCTTCCTCTACACACACCCCCCAGAAGAAAATATGCTTTACTTCTGTGTATACAAGTGGTTTCTTCGTATCAGCTGACATCAAAGAAGAGAGGAAGGTTCTCCATGGTCCTTGCTCGGGATGTGACTCTTTGATAGGGACGTCAGTGTCCAGTAGGACTGCAGAGCCAGCAGTCCCGGGGTGGGACAGAGGAGAAGCCCCCTGTGTTcttacagccccttccccagcgctGCAGGACACACACCGCTCCCAGCGCACGACAGACACCCCCACTTACTTCTGCCATTCTTCTGGCACTTTTTATTGCCACACGCTCAGCACTCCCTGTAAAGCATTCCCAACGCCACCCCACAGCACTCCAACGTGCTGCTCTGGAGGTTCAACAGCATCAAGCACGAAGGGCACCTTCCCATCACTAAATGCCGAACCCCGATTAACCTGGTGCTGTTTAACGAGAAGCCTCCCTCTGCCAGCCGAGCAGACGGGGGAGGCGGACTCTGCCTACTCCTCCCTGCACACCCGCCACAAGACAGCCAGCAATGAATGCATGCTGTCAAACTAtgatatttctattttcaaaatgaagaacATTAGCAGGACTGTGGCATACGGCCTAACAAACAGGAGCTTAAAAACATTGGTTTCATCCTTTTCTAAAGGACAGCAGATGCAGGAG TTAAactcagcagctcctggtggtgctttcagaaatatttcagagcaaaggaagaaaacagtagtttgcaaaaaggaaaaactgtcaacaaataaactgaaaaggagccacaaacagaaaaagattaaagTCACCCCAAAATG GTACAGAGGGAGGCTCGCACACGGACACGCTCAGTTGAACGGCCTCAGCAAATGGCGCTGCTTTCCCAACAGAGCACTGGATGCTTGGAAAAAGGGCTCTTTATCACAACCCTGCAGAGTTAGTAAGAGGTGCCATTCTCCCCAATCAAAAGTACAGG AAAATTACCTACACCAGCAAAAAGACACATCTCGTTCCACCTCAGACAAGCCactttgcagaaggaaaaaagaaggaaagaataacTCAGGAATATCTTCCCATACTGAAAATCTAAACCATGTTAAACAAACACACGAAATGGATAAAAAG GACATTTCTGGGCAAATCAGGGAACACACAAGAACAAACTTCTCTTTTCAGAACATCACAGCTCCTCTGGAATTCCCTGTGCCAGCTCATTCCCTGTCAGCCCCCGTGAACACGGCCAGGCAGGCGGCCAGCAGCGAGGGGGGGATCTGCTGCTCGGTGACACTTCAGCCATCGCTCCCTGGGGGGTCACAGCCAAACATCCCGAGGGACTCAATGGCACCTGCTTGGCCTTGTCCCTCTGATTTTACAAATACAGGCAGAGGTGACCAACCTGGCAGCACAGCCTCAGAGACTACTGACTCTTTACACCTAGAAGGGAGCCAGGAGAACACGCTGAACGTGGAGCCAGAGGGTCAAAGGTCTGGGACCTTGGAGCCGCTGACCCAGGCCTTGGGAAGGGAGAAACCTCCAGGTGAAGCAAACACATATCCACCTCCAAAAGACGCCTCCACACCCAGCTCCCAGCCTGGACGTTCACGTTTATTCGGCTCAAACACAGAGTCAGCCACAGGGGCTGAATTACCCACTATGGAACACACCGAGCCACCAAACTTCTCCCAAGCAACCCTTGACCTTCAGGGAAGCACCGACGGGAAAGGAGCCCCCCGGCAGGCAAAGAGCCACGGACAGCCccctgcaacggccactgctgcctCCACAAAGCCCCCGGTGACTCTCAGGTCCCCCGAGTGTGAGACTTACTCTGCAACACCCTCCAAGACGTACAAGAAGAGAGGGTTAGAGATGATGAGGAAGCAAAGCAGGGTTGAGTATGACGACACTAGCAGTGATGACGAAGATAGGCTTGTCATAGAAATATAG